CCAGCCTAAACTGGACCGGATTGACCTGCGTATCCTTGCCCAGTTGCAGCGCAACGGGCGGCTGACCAACGTGGAACTGGCGCGGCGGGTCGGGCTTTCGGCCAGTCCGTGCCTGCTCCGGGTCAAGCGCCTGGAAAAGGCGGACTACATCGTAAGCTATGGCGCGCATATCAACCTGCAGAAGATTAGCAGCCTGCTGACCGTGTTTACCGAAGTGACGCTGTCCGATCACCGGCGGGATGATTTCTCGCGCTTCGAGAACTATGTGCAGAAGATTTCCTCGGTCGTGGAATGCCATCTGGTCAGTGGCGGGTATGATTACCTGCTCAAATTCATGACCCGTAGCGTGGATCATTACCAGGAAATCGTGGAGACGATGCTTGATCGCAATATCGGTATCGAGAAATATTTCAGCTATATTGTCATCAAGTCCCCCATCATAAAATCCGCCGTGACCATCGAAAGCCTGCTGGACGACAGCAAGCCCTGAGGGGCGGCGTCCAAGCCACATTGCAAAAGGATGACCCGTGGCCGCACGGCAGAATGGCATAATCTGCTGTCGGGACGGGATTTAGCGCACCATCTTCCGTCGGATTCCGGCACAATCAGCAAATCTGTTATAACTCCCTCAACTTCTGACCGAGCCCGAACATGACCCCAGAAAAACTGATTTCCATCGACAGGGACCACCTGATCCATCCGGTCTCATCCTGGCGCGATCAGGAGCAGTTCGGCCCCCGTATCCTGCATTCCGGCCATGGCACATGGCTCAAGGACATCCATGGCAAGGAACTGCTCGACGGGTTCTCGGGGCTGTGGTGCGTCAATGTGGGCTACGGCTGCAAGAGCGTGGTCGAAGCCGCGACCGAGCAGATGGCCCGCCTGCCCTATGCGACCGGCTATTTTGGCTATGCCAGCGAACCCGCCATCACCCTGGCCGGCCGCCTGGCCGGGCACGCGCCGGGCAACCTGAACCGCATCTTCTTCTCGCAGGGCGGGTCGGACGCCGTTGACAGCGCGCTGCGCTTCATCCGCTTCTACCAACATGCCAAAGGCACGCCCGA
This is a stretch of genomic DNA from Komagataeibacter xylinus. It encodes these proteins:
- a CDS encoding Lrp/AsnC family transcriptional regulator, whose protein sequence is MVPQPKLDRIDLRILAQLQRNGRLTNVELARRVGLSASPCLLRVKRLEKADYIVSYGAHINLQKISSLLTVFTEVTLSDHRRDDFSRFENYVQKISSVVECHLVSGGYDYLLKFMTRSVDHYQEIVETMLDRNIGIEKYFSYIVIKSPIIKSAVTIESLLDDSKP